In Candidatus Poribacteria bacterium, the genomic window AAGGCGTTTGACAATAAGCACGGTTGAAAACCGTGCCTCGCTGAGCGAGTCGATCGATGTTAGGTGTGTGTATCTCTGGATAGCCGTAACATCCGAGCAGGGGTCGTAGATCGTCTACAATGATGAACAGGACATTGTATCGTCCTTGCGCCTTAATGTTTTGTTTCGGTAAGAGTCCAGTTGTGAAAGCGGCGGTACCTACTTTCAAAGCCGTTGAGAGGAAATCACGCCGAGTAAAAGGATAGTTTGTCAAGGGGCACTCCAGTCCTCAATTGGTCGAATCTTTTTGCCTTATGTGAATCATTCCTATGGAAATACTATAATTGCTTTTTGATCTCTCATAGATACTCTGAATAGCGCAAGGAGTTCCTGTTCACTCTTTTCAGGGAATTCAAAAGATAGACGGAGATATTCAATGATGATCTCATCAAAGGCCCTGATGTACTGAAAGTAAAACATTTCAAGCGTTCCCGCTTTCAGTTTTTCAGCAAAGGCACCTTGCAGGTTCTCAAGTCCATCCAACAATGCAGCATTTTCAAGGTTCTCCTGGCGATATATCTCTGCCAAATCGACCCAAAGTTCCTTTCTAAAACCGAGTTCTTCTCTAAAGATGTCATCAGAAGCAGTGAATATAGTAGAAAAATCGCCTGTTTCTTCAGCTTTTTGTTGCACCGCTGCCCGTCTTCCACTGACTCCTTTCATTGCCGCTTGTGCTTTTTCTAAAGAGATTTGTGGAGGGACGGCATTTCCCACAACTGACTGTTTTATTATTCGTTCGCACCCGATAAGCAATACAGATGCACAAAGTATTAACGCAATCAGGAGCGTCAGTAATCTCATTCTAACTCCTTTTCAAGTAAACCGTGAACTGTTACGGTTAACTGATTTTGACAGTCTATTTCTGTCAAAAAATTCGCCTAACTATTATACCTTAACTGTCTCATTATGTCATGGAAAACAGGCGCGATTTTCGCATGAACGTCAAAAGGCTTTCTGGCGGGTACTGGACGCAAGGTCTGCCGAGCATACTCGTAGAACGTGCTGTCTATTGGCAATTCACAGAAGTCGCATAACGCGGTAAGTGTTTTGTCTGGCTCTAATGTCAAATCCTCGAAACGGACGAGATGGATACAATCAGGTGTTGCTTGCATGAGACGGATCCCCTCCTGCATGGTGACGATCCATTCTATGGCGGCTCTGTCGAGATGTCGCTCAAAATGTTTAATGTCATCGGTTTCCATTTCAGCGAAAACCGGATCTGTTTTAACGAGTTGCTCAATTAAGAGCCTCCACTTTCGGTCATCCACACCCCACCAATCGTGTTGCTCACTCTTGACCTGAACACCAAGTCGCTTTGACCAAGTTGCAATTGAATGGCACGTATCCCACCCATTGCGGATGAGGAAGATGAAACGCGCATCAGGAAACAGCGCACGAACGAAATCTACCCTGAAAATAAGTTCCGGGTACTTATCAACAAGCCGCTTCGAGCGAGTTGCTGTCAAATAAGCACCGAACATCTGGGTAGCACGTTGACGCATTTCGTGTGTCGCATCTTCAGCCGTGAGTCGATATTTTGCCTCCGCTTGACTGTAGTTCCCAATAATATCTTCATGCGGATGGATGAGGTGCCACATCGCTTTTGGTTCATTGAGATAGCCGATTTCTCTGTGCATGGACAGCACAATACCGAGTATCGTTGTGCCACTGCGCCCGGTCCCCAAGATGAAGATCGGTTTTTCAACAGATTTATATCTGTTATTGTTCGTGGCAAACCTTTTCAAAAGAGAAAAGACGAGCGGATTTATCCAGCGCCCCTTTGTGGTTACAGGACGTCCCTCAAAGAACGCGTAACTCATGAGACGCGTTATTACTTTCGTCGGACGCGTTTTGATGTAATTCGGATCTATTTGTGCAATCATATTCGTCTTTTTAGCGTTTGACGGATATTTTTCATACGATCAAGGTTAAATAGGAATGCTCCACCTAATTTCACTGGAAACGCCAACAGGTGAAGTATCAAACTCGCGACATTAGGTTGTATTGAGACGGGACTATAGTTATGTTTCTTCATGAGGGCTGCATTTATCTTTTGGTTGAGGTAGATTTCAGCCGAACTGAGTTCCCCTCCAGTTGGGTCGCTGTGCCAACTGTGTGCCCGATGCGGATTGATACCGAGTTGCTCGGGCTGGTCCTCCGCCACGGAAGACCCGACTTGCGGGACTTGAAGCATAGCCTCCGTGTAAGTAATACCGACAAAATCACAGAGATGTTTAACGGTTGCTTTGGGGTGCGCGAGGAGTTCCTCAAAATAGATGGAGGTCACTCGTTCGTGTTGTAAAAACTGCTCAGCAGCGGTGACGGCAGTGCGCCAGATGTAACTAATGGTTATTGGATGATAGTTCACCCAATCGCGGAACATTTCTTTCATTGGCAGATCGCTTCCACCGAGAAACCGGCGTTTCCACTTCCTTTTTTGAGATAATAGCACATCCCGCGGGTCACGGATCATATTGATAATCCGCGCGTTTGGGTACAGCTGAAGGATATCGGCAATATAAAAAACATTACGCGGTGTTTGGTCACAAGGGATCGTCCCACCATTCGCAGCAGCAACATAGTAGAGAAAAGCTTCAAAGAGCGCGGCTTGCGTTTCAGGGTAAGGGGTTAGCCTCTCAAGAAACACCTGTGCTTCGCCTAAGAAACGGCGTGGATTTCCATGCGTGCGATATCCCTCTCGCTGAATACAATGTAACTGCGAAGTCAGTTCTTCTATCTCCTCCTTACGCGATGCTGATGAAAACGGGGGCGCACACAACTGACCAAAGAAGTGAAGCTCACCAAAAGTATAAACATTTGGATGCTTCCCTAAAATTCGTCCCATCATCGTTGTTCCGCTGCGACTATTCCCAACAACAAATACCATATTTTTAATTTTCCTTGCGGTTCGGTGAGGCAGGTTAAATACTTGACGCTCCTTCCCGTAGACCCGCCCGGCGCGATGCTTGGGCTCTACGCTCTTGTCAAATGAAATGGAGAACGAATACACGGAAAGGAAACCCTTGATCTATCAAACCTACCTGACTGAACGGTAAGGAATCATTAAAATCCCGAAACTATTTTTGGGGATGACGAGTTCCGTTGACTTCCCGCTCCACTCTTGGATACGGACTTCGATTTTGGCAGATCCCTCCATTTCGGCGTTTCCACCGTTGCTTGCATTGAGTCTCTCATCAGCAACATAACGGTAGTTAATGTCGCCTTTGTAACGCTTACCGTCAATTAGAAGCTGCGGTTCGTATTGCTCACCCGTCCGATTGCTAACGAGGATCGTCAGATGTTCCACAGCATTCCCACCGATGGCTTGTGCCTGAATACCGGGCATCTGTTTACCCTTATATTCTATGGCGCCTTCCAGAACGGGCTGATTTTGAATTGAAAGGCGGAACTGTGTGTCAGCCGCAGCGAACGCCTCACCGATGAGTTGAAAAGCAGGATAGACAGCACGTCGAATCGTATTACCGAAATCGGATTTGGGTTCACCCCCATATTTCCAGAATGTACCATCAGGATTCTCAGGGACTATCAGCGAAAACGCAGGGAATCCCTTTCCGGGACCGGCGATGACGTGGAAGTTTGCCTGTGTAACATTCGGAATCGCTAACATTTTTAGAAAAAAATCGCCCACATACATCGCATGGAGTTGGGTATTCGCGACCCGGTTTGCCGGGTTAGCGATGTTCCACTCAGTTATCCACATCTCCTTATTTGGAAACAGTTTTTCATAGTAGTCAATTGCCTCTGCGACATCAAAGTGAATCCATCCCATGAGGTAGCCTCGCATCTCCTCTATCTCTTTTTTTCGAAGAGCTTTGTAGGCATAGACATGGACGGTATAAGCATCGTAAAAACTATTATCGGCTGCGAGACCTTCATCCCATTTCCGTTGTTGTTTCTTGACGAACCAGCCCTCCTTGTGGAAGGCAATCGGAGTAGCACACACGGATACCTTTATATCAGGGTTGACGGCTTTCATTGCTGCAGCATGTTTCTTGGCTTCCGTTATGTAGGTTCCAACGGTCGGGTATTTGTTGAGGTAATGCGGTAGATAGTATTCGTTCCCGAGTTCCCAATACGTAATCTGATAGCCCTTGTCTTTAGCGTAGCGGACCCATGCCGCACTCTCCTCTGGGCTGCCTGTCCATAAGTTTACAACAACAATAGGCGTTATATTCAACGAGTTACATAACCGCATAAAATCGTCGAAAAGGATTTTACCGTTTCGCAGCCTTTGAAGTCTGACGTAATTTCTCTTCATCCGTCCATTAAGCTTCGGACTCAGCGTCGATACCATTTCATTCTCAAAAAAGCCGCCCGGTTCCCAATGATAGAAGTTCCCAACCGCTCCACCAGGAAATCGTAGTGTTTTTGGTGCAAGTTCCTTCGTTAAGGCAACAAAATCGTCATCAAGGTAGCCGTAATCGCCGTTTATCATGTTTGTATTGAAGCCATAAAGTGCTTGACGGAGCGGTTGTCCGTTACGTGTATCAATTTCCAAAGAGAGTGTATCAGGCAGCGATTTTTGGGTTTGACAACCGATTACCAGAAATAGTGTCAGCATCCCCAGCACCTTGCCAACTTTGGTCATAATGTTATCCTCAGCGGTCTATAGGTTGGGAGTGATCTATCGCTGGCGAACATAAGTCCAGCGCAGAGCCAAAAGTAAAATCCATAACCTCGATATTCAAGGGTTCGATTAAAGAAAAGCAAGAATACCGTAACAGCGACAAGACAAAGCATAATAATCGCAATCCGTTGTGTCACGTTCGCAGCAGGGGTCCCCGCGTCCACAACAGATGATGGACTGACAGCTCTTTTGTAAAGACTGAGTGCGGCGCGAAAGAGTCGATAAAATATCAAAGCGAAAAAACCCAATCCCAATATACCATAGAAACAGAGGATAGCTACCCAATAAACATCTTTGAACCCGCTTTTACTGAGTATCTTGAGAAGGTAGGAGCGTTTGCTCACATTGAGTCCTTCTATCGTGGTGTTCTGGTCGGCTCCATACCCTAAGATCGGTTTGTTCACGAGGACTGTTGGAACATTTCCGATCAATGCCCCGAGTCTCTGTTTTTGTGCAACACGGACATAAGACCCAGAAAATACGCCTGTTACATTGCCGACGAGCCCAACCCTCGCTTTACGGGGATTTACGTATTCAAGGTTAAACGGGTTTGCCACTGCCAACAGGATTCCGAAGATTAGAACAGTCGCTACGGCTAAGCGAAGTGTCTTTTTCCACCCGTGGTGGAAGTAGAACCACGCTCCCCCTGCGAGAAGGGCAGAGAAGGTTGCGGCGCGCGAATACGAACGCGCGATGAAGAAAAAGAGTATAATTGCGCCGAGCAGGTTCAGGTATTCAAGTCGCCGAATACGGGAGAGATAGACGATGAGAACGAGAATCATAAAGATACCATAAATCACTGTATCGCCTAAAGTCCCATAGACACTACCAATCTCTCTACCAAGTTCGAGTAGCCGGTATTCCTTCACGAAGCCGCCTATAGTGAGCGTTGCTTCCCGCGGAAGAAAAAAATCAAATGCGGGGGTCCCTCCCAACCATTGAATGACACCCGCGGTAACCTGAAAAATACCGACACCCAGAATTATGCGTAACAGGATCGTAATACGCCTTTCGGAGAGGGCAGAGTTCGCTACCAGATAAAAAAGTACAATATAACGCGCAAAGGGTCGAATGTTGTAAAGACTGCCCATCAAGGGGGATCCGTTTATGAGTATTGACAACAAGACGACGCTGTAAAAGCCTATAATCGGTAAATCAATTGCTGTTTTGACGAAGGGAATGCCCCGATGCAGTTTATGGATGACGAGTTTTCCAAAGGCAACATAGATAAGGATTTCACTCAAAAACCTTAAATAAGAATAGACAGTATCACTAACGGGCAAAAACTTCAGTATAAACTCTTCAAAGGCGATGTATCCCGTCAAAAAGTAAATCAT contains:
- a CDS encoding sulfotransferase, producing MIAQIDPNYIKTRPTKVITRLMSYAFFEGRPVTTKGRWINPLVFSLLKRFATNNNRYKSVEKPIFILGTGRSGTTILGIVLSMHREIGYLNEPKAMWHLIHPHEDIIGNYSQAEAKYRLTAEDATHEMRQRATQMFGAYLTATRSKRLVDKYPELIFRVDFVRALFPDARFIFLIRNGWDTCHSIATWSKRLGVQVKSEQHDWWGVDDRKWRLLIEQLVKTDPVFAEMETDDIKHFERHLDRAAIEWIVTMQEGIRLMQATPDCIHLVRFEDLTLEPDKTLTALCDFCELPIDSTFYEYARQTLRPVPARKPFDVHAKIAPVFHDIMRQLRYNS
- a CDS encoding sulfotransferase, with amino-acid sequence MVFVVGNSRSGTTMMGRILGKHPNVYTFGELHFFGQLCAPPFSSASRKEEIEELTSQLHCIQREGYRTHGNPRRFLGEAQVFLERLTPYPETQAALFEAFLYYVAAANGGTIPCDQTPRNVFYIADILQLYPNARIINMIRDPRDVLLSQKRKWKRRFLGGSDLPMKEMFRDWVNYHPITISYIWRTAVTAAEQFLQHERVTSIYFEELLAHPKATVKHLCDFVGITYTEAMLQVPQVGSSVAEDQPEQLGINPHRAHSWHSDPTGGELSSAEIYLNQKINAALMKKHNYSPVSIQPNVASLILHLLAFPVKLGGAFLFNLDRMKNIRQTLKRRI